The genomic interval ATGACAACTATAAGACATGTTTTTCATCAGCTAAAACATGGGATCAAATTAGAGACCGAAGGCCTGTAGTATTCTGGAGTAAGAGTGTTTGGTTCACACAAGGAGTGCCAAGGTTCTCCTTCATTGTTTGGTAGGCTGTGAAAAACATATTATCTACTGGTGACAGGATGAGAGCTTGGGGGATTCAGCAGggttgtgttctttgtggagAGAGGGATGAAACTAGAGACCATATCTTCTTCGCCTGTCCCTACCCATTTACGGTATGGGATACTCTTGCGAACAGACTTACATGTAGCAGAACTGATCCAGATTGGATGCATACTGTGCAGTTTGTGAGCAATAACAACCTTCAGCTGCTAGACAAGATCCTGGTAAAAATGGTCTTTCAAACCTGCATCTATCATGTGTGGAAGGAAAGAAATGACAGGAGACATCAGACTGGCTATCGTACAGTGCAACAAGTCGTTCGAATCGTCGACAAGGCAGTGAAAAACAGAATCACATCCCTTCGGTATAAGTCTGAGCATAAGTTGGCTGGACTGATGCAGAGATGGTTTGCGGTCACAGGATAATACTATGGCAGAAAAAGTTTATACTTTGTAAAGTTTTCTTCTAGAGTTTTGTAGTCTCTTATAAATGGTCATTCTTTACACAgatcaataaatttcacattttatttaaaaaaaaaaaaaaagtcaaacatGTCTATCCTGAAGATCAACCAAGAGCTTTTAcattttcactacaagaaaacagcggcatactgagggaaaaaatcatcggtatgtcgtcggaataacgctattccgacgatataccgacgaaaaaagtcctcggaaataactcctcataaattcatctttcctcggtaatccctcggaaatttccgacggaattccgaggaaaccctatttcctcggaatttccaaggaccacaagttcgtcggaaattcctcggaatattccgaggaagatgtcgtcggaatattccgagggataaacttcttcggagtatttccaaaattaaaaaaaaaattataaatttattttttaaaattgaaattcgaaaatataaaattaaaattaaaatagaaaacatatttaaaatacaaaaaataataaaatagtttttataaataaataaaatgttttataaataca from Brassica napus cultivar Da-Ae unplaced genomic scaffold, Da-Ae ScsIHWf_2488;HRSCAF=3213, whole genome shotgun sequence carries:
- the LOC125601237 gene encoding uncharacterized protein LOC125601237; protein product: MWIEHWRRIGGSNDAGSCDLAKGDKEISHSSEREKTQVKHVKEDGRGSWMWRKLLKLRSLVYEFMRFEVNDGRTAFFWFDDWLRMGRLIDITGNVGTCYLGIARNARVNDAARQSEWRVRGQRSQHYHELHARIQAEPVPDEERGGDVVLWKHSDDNYKTCFSSAKTWDQIRDRRPVVFWSKSVWFTQGVPRMRAWGIQQGCVLCGERDETRDHIFFACPYPFTVWDTLANRLTCSRTDPDWMHTVQFVSNNNLQLLDKILERNDRRHQTGYRTVQQVVRIVDKAVKNRITSLRYKSEHKLAGLMQRWFAVTG